From Granulicella sp. WH15, the proteins below share one genomic window:
- the treY gene encoding malto-oligosyltrehalose synthase, whose translation MIRVPSSTYRLQLHRDFTFDDAAAVAEYLWDLGVSHVYSSPYLQAAPGSMHGYDVVDHQRVNAELGGEIAHQRFVQAFSERGMGQVLDIVPNHMALGRENRYWWDVLENGSSSRYASFFDIDWQPQEERLRNKVLVPVLADQYGRVLEQGGIKAARSGGAFLVECAGQTLPINPSSFPVFLNRAADYSRSDTLSFLSASFSRLPVPDYGDRRAVLVRHRDKGVLLKLLERLCSEEVSVCKAIDHALRELNKNLDALDDFLNQQNYRLAYWKTADQQLGYRRFFDVNNLIGLRMEREHVFEETHALVLDWLRRGVLDGVRVDHPDGLRDPLEYFKRLREAAPEAWIIGEKILEPGEFMRQEWPIEGTTGYDFLNVVGGLLLHQTGLEELTRIYAEFTGQPTDFHAIAREKKINVEQEALGSDVNRLTSLFVEICESNRNQRDYTRAEMRRAIREIGACFSIYRTYVVPQREEITDEDRCYITQAIDCAKERRTDIDDGLFDFMHDVLTLQVRGRLESEFVLRFQQFTSPVMAKGVEDTAFYCFNRLTSVCEVGGDPARGGLSVEEFHAFQQKMQETHPRTMTTLSTHDTKRSDDVRARLAVLTEIPAEFGEAVVRWAGRNAGYRSGDVLDRNTEYFYYQTLIGAWPLDAERAKAYMMKAMREAKQQTSWVANNKAYEDALNSFIEQTLADEKFCAEVERFVQRILVAGRINSLTQTLLKHTAPGVPDLYQGAELWDLSLVDPDNRRPVDYEERRRVLAELKHLKPAEVLTRMDEGMPKMFVIHHALWLRRQHPEWFGEGAEYVPVTVTGSKQPHVIAYLRADAVLTVAPRLTTTLAGKWEKTAVSIPKGKWRNRLTEAVFHGGVVPVEDLLKEFPVALLTREGA comes from the coding sequence ATGATTCGTGTGCCCAGCTCGACCTATCGCCTGCAGTTGCATCGCGACTTCACCTTCGACGATGCGGCGGCGGTGGCGGAGTACCTGTGGGACCTCGGGGTCTCGCATGTCTATAGCTCGCCCTATCTGCAAGCAGCGCCGGGCAGTATGCACGGCTATGATGTCGTGGATCATCAGCGCGTGAACGCAGAGCTGGGCGGCGAGATCGCGCATCAGCGTTTTGTGCAGGCCTTCAGCGAAAGGGGGATGGGGCAGGTGCTCGATATCGTGCCCAACCACATGGCGCTGGGCCGCGAGAACCGCTACTGGTGGGACGTGCTCGAGAACGGCAGCTCCAGCCGCTATGCGTCTTTCTTCGACATCGACTGGCAGCCGCAGGAGGAGCGTCTGCGCAACAAGGTGCTGGTGCCGGTGCTGGCCGATCAGTACGGCCGCGTGCTGGAGCAGGGAGGCATCAAGGCCGCGCGCTCCGGCGGCGCGTTTCTGGTCGAGTGCGCGGGGCAGACGCTGCCCATCAATCCTTCGTCATTTCCTGTTTTTTTGAATCGCGCTGCTGACTACTCGCGTTCGGACACGCTCAGTTTTCTTTCCGCATCTTTCAGTCGTCTGCCGGTGCCTGACTACGGTGATCGCCGCGCCGTGCTGGTGCGGCATCGCGATAAGGGTGTTCTGCTCAAGCTGCTTGAGCGGCTCTGCTCTGAGGAGGTAAGCGTCTGCAAGGCCATCGACCATGCGCTGCGCGAGCTGAACAAGAATCTTGACGCGCTCGACGATTTTCTGAATCAGCAGAACTATCGGCTTGCATATTGGAAGACCGCCGATCAGCAGCTTGGCTATCGCCGCTTCTTCGACGTCAACAATCTCATCGGTCTGCGCATGGAGCGCGAGCACGTCTTTGAAGAGACTCATGCTCTTGTGCTCGATTGGCTTCGGCGTGGCGTGCTCGATGGCGTGCGCGTCGATCATCCCGATGGCCTGCGCGATCCGCTCGAGTACTTCAAGCGTCTGCGCGAGGCCGCACCCGAGGCCTGGATCATCGGCGAGAAGATCCTTGAGCCTGGCGAGTTCATGCGGCAGGAGTGGCCCATCGAAGGCACCACTGGCTACGACTTCCTCAACGTCGTGGGTGGCTTGCTGCTGCACCAGACGGGACTTGAAGAGCTGACGCGCATCTACGCCGAGTTCACCGGCCAGCCAACCGACTTCCATGCAATAGCCCGCGAGAAGAAGATCAACGTGGAGCAGGAGGCGCTGGGCAGCGACGTCAATCGCCTGACCTCGCTCTTCGTCGAGATATGCGAGAGCAACCGCAATCAGCGCGATTACACGCGTGCCGAGATGCGCCGCGCCATTCGCGAGATTGGGGCCTGCTTCTCCATCTACCGCACGTACGTGGTGCCGCAGCGCGAAGAGATTACCGATGAGGATCGCTGTTACATCACACAGGCCATCGACTGCGCCAAGGAACGCCGCACCGATATTGATGACGGCCTCTTCGACTTCATGCACGATGTGCTGACGCTGCAAGTGCGTGGCCGTCTGGAGAGCGAGTTCGTGCTGCGCTTCCAGCAGTTCACCTCGCCGGTGATGGCGAAGGGGGTTGAGGACACGGCTTTCTACTGCTTCAACCGGCTGACGTCGGTGTGCGAAGTCGGCGGCGATCCGGCGCGCGGCGGTCTTAGCGTGGAGGAGTTTCACGCCTTCCAGCAGAAGATGCAGGAGACGCATCCGCGCACGATGACGACGCTCTCCACGCATGACACCAAGCGCAGCGACGATGTGCGTGCGCGGCTGGCTGTGCTCACCGAGATCCCCGCCGAGTTTGGTGAGGCTGTCGTGCGCTGGGCGGGGCGCAACGCGGGCTATCGTAGCGGCGATGTGCTCGACCGCAACACCGAGTACTTCTACTACCAGACGCTGATCGGCGCGTGGCCGCTGGACGCGGAGCGAGCTAAGGCTTACATGATGAAGGCCATGCGCGAGGCCAAGCAGCAGACATCGTGGGTTGCGAACAACAAGGCCTACGAGGATGCGCTGAACAGCTTCATCGAGCAGACGCTCGCCGATGAGAAGTTCTGCGCAGAGGTGGAGCGTTTCGTGCAGCGCATCCTTGTGGCGGGCCGCATCAACTCGCTGACGCAGACGCTGCTCAAGCACACAGCGCCCGGAGTGCCCGATCTCTACCAAGGCGCGGAGCTGTGGGATCTCTCGCTGGTAGATCCGGACAATCGCCGTCCTGTGGACTACGAGGAACGCCGCCGTGTGCTTGCGGAGTTGAAGCATCTGAAGCCCGCCGAGGTGCTGACCCGGATGGATGAGGGGATGCCGAAGATGTTCGTGATTCACCATGCGCTGTGGCTGCGCAGGCAGCATCCGGAGTGGTTCGGCGAAGGTGCTGAATATGTGCCTGTAACGGTTACAGGTTCAAAACAGCCTCATGTCATTGCCTATCTTCGCGCCGATGCCGTCCTCACGGTTGCTCCGCGGCTGACCACTACGCTTGCGGGCAAGTGGGAGAAGACTGCTGTCTCTATACCCAAGGGCAAATGGAGAAATCGGTTGACTGAAGCGGTCTTTCACGGCGGCGTGGTTCCGGTCGAAGATCTATTGAAGGAGTTTCCCGTGGCTCTTCTCACGCGGGAGGGAGCATAG
- a CDS encoding glycoside hydrolase family 15 protein, translating to MPEKKPVKKVEKKPEKDTAKEKKLPLHGSRIEDYALIGDCETAALVSRNGSIDWLCWPSFSSGACFTALLGTADHGFWKIAPEGKVRECRRQYAGQTLILESTFVTAGGEVRITDFMPPRSKCSSIVRIVEGIRGRVKMRMDLAIRFDYGRTIPWVTSIEGGVRAIAGPDMVVLRCGTRIKGEGMTTVSEFTVKPGHSESFILTYASSQDNQGHDSPMPEIFKAKDALADTTLFWQEWRGRNTYRGPYEEDVARSLMMLKAMTYRPSGGIVAAVTAGLPEKIGGARNWDYRYCWPRDTAFTLMTLLRAGYQEEAAAWRRWLLRTVAGAPDQMQTIYGINGERQLVEWEADWLPGYEGSRPVRIGNAAANQFQLDVFGEVASALEQMPLAEDGIRVSSTALQANIIDHLCRVWVEPDEGIWETRGGRKHFVHSKVMAWVALDRAIKNYERYDGGGDIKRWRKNRDMLHKQILEKGFNKKLNSFTQSYGSKELDASCLRIGLVGFLPMDDPRIVGTIEAIEKHLMRDGFVLRYNTHTSKDGLPPGEGVFLACSFWMVTCLWLIGRKEDATRLFEKLLALRNDVGLLSEEYDVPGKRMVGNFPQALSHLTMVYAALTIAGVWKPGPNTEDR from the coding sequence GTGCCTGAGAAGAAGCCGGTGAAGAAGGTAGAGAAGAAGCCCGAGAAGGATACGGCGAAGGAAAAGAAGCTCCCGCTGCATGGATCGCGCATCGAGGACTACGCGTTGATCGGCGACTGCGAGACGGCAGCTTTGGTCTCGCGCAACGGCTCCATCGACTGGCTCTGCTGGCCGTCGTTCTCGAGCGGAGCCTGCTTTACTGCGCTGCTCGGCACCGCCGATCATGGTTTCTGGAAGATCGCCCCCGAGGGCAAGGTACGCGAGTGTCGCCGCCAGTATGCAGGCCAGACCCTGATCCTTGAGAGCACCTTCGTTACCGCGGGCGGCGAGGTCCGCATCACCGACTTTATGCCGCCGCGGAGCAAGTGCTCGAGCATCGTGCGCATCGTTGAAGGCATACGCGGCCGCGTGAAGATGCGCATGGACCTCGCCATCCGCTTCGACTACGGGCGCACAATCCCCTGGGTGACGAGCATCGAAGGCGGAGTGCGCGCCATCGCCGGACCGGACATGGTGGTGCTGCGCTGCGGCACGCGGATCAAGGGCGAGGGCATGACCACGGTGAGCGAGTTCACCGTGAAGCCCGGCCACTCCGAGTCCTTCATCCTGACCTATGCGTCCTCGCAGGACAATCAAGGCCACGACTCGCCCATGCCCGAGATCTTCAAGGCTAAGGACGCGCTGGCCGACACCACGCTCTTCTGGCAGGAGTGGCGCGGCCGCAATACCTATCGCGGGCCTTATGAGGAGGACGTCGCGCGTTCGCTGATGATGCTGAAGGCCATGACCTATCGGCCCTCGGGCGGCATCGTCGCGGCGGTCACGGCGGGCCTGCCGGAGAAGATCGGCGGCGCGCGCAACTGGGACTATCGCTACTGCTGGCCGCGCGATACAGCCTTTACGCTGATGACGCTGCTACGCGCCGGCTACCAGGAAGAAGCTGCGGCCTGGCGGCGCTGGCTGCTGCGCACGGTGGCCGGAGCGCCGGACCAGATGCAGACCATCTACGGCATCAACGGCGAGCGCCAACTGGTGGAGTGGGAGGCCGACTGGCTGCCGGGCTATGAAGGCTCGCGGCCGGTGCGTATCGGCAACGCCGCTGCCAACCAGTTTCAGCTCGATGTTTTCGGGGAGGTCGCCTCGGCGCTGGAGCAGATGCCGCTTGCTGAGGATGGTATACGAGTTTCTTCTACTGCTCTGCAAGCTAATATCATCGACCATCTTTGCAGGGTTTGGGTGGAGCCGGACGAGGGCATCTGGGAGACGCGCGGAGGCCGCAAGCACTTCGTCCACTCCAAGGTGATGGCCTGGGTCGCACTCGACCGCGCCATCAAAAACTATGAGCGCTACGATGGCGGCGGCGATATCAAACGCTGGCGCAAGAATCGCGACATGCTGCATAAGCAGATTCTTGAGAAGGGCTTCAATAAGAAGCTCAACAGCTTCACGCAAAGCTATGGCTCGAAGGAGCTTGACGCTTCTTGTCTGCGGATCGGGCTGGTGGGCTTTCTGCCGATGGACGATCCGCGCATCGTCGGCACCATCGAGGCCATTGAGAAGCACCTGATGCGCGACGGCTTTGTGCTGCGCTACAACACGCACACCTCGAAGGATGGACTGCCGCCGGGCGAGGGAGTTTTTCTGGCGTGCAGCTTCTGGATGGTGACCTGCCTCTGGCTGATAGGCCGCAAGGAGGACGCGACGCGGCTCTTTGAAAAGCTGCTGGCGCTGCGCAACGATGTGGGCCTGCTCAGCGAGGAGTACGACGTTCCAGGTAAGCGCATGGTTGGCAACTTTCCCCAGGCCCTATCGCACCTCACAATGGTCTATGCGGCGCTTACCATCGCTGGAGTATGGAAGCCCGGCCCGAACACGGAGGATAGATAA
- a CDS encoding alpha-1,4-glucan--maltose-1-phosphate maltosyltransferase — translation MKPSHGRNRVVIEEITPQVDGGRYPACRIVGDQVVVTAAIFADGHDHVAARLEYRRSSEKKWRTVPMTALGNDLWTASFPVDQPGMWTFTVQGWIDHFDTWASDLKKRLAAQPDPQHPDPNAVPQDIPLALRSGAILVKEAAGRARSADAKQLQKLADTLTALADKNAAFYEYPLSDSQHALMARYPDLSNATRYEPELTLWVNRERARFSAWYELFPRSMSPVPGQHGTFADVEKQLPEIAAMGFDILYMPPIHPIGNAFRKGPNNSTTAQPGDLGSPWAIGDKSVATKQKDDNGGHKSIHPALGTLADFDHLVAAATSHHLELALDIAFQCSPDHPWVTEHPSWFITRPDGSIQYAENPPKKYQDIYPLNFESPDWRGLWDELYSVFEFWIKRGVHVFRVDNPHTKALPFWEWCLGALREKYPDTIFLAEAFTRPHVMYSLAKGGFTQSYTYFTWRTSRPELESYLEEITRPPVSNFFQPNFWPNTPDILHKSLQDGGRPAFMQRLILAATLTANFGIYGPAYELGENIPAKPAPGRTESEEYMDSEKYQIRQRDRNVPGSLVPLITTLNRIRRANPALQSNGSLHFHPADNPNLLCYSKTTPGFENTILVAVNLDPFNEQAGWIDLDLRQLGIPYNQNFIVEDLLTGTSYTWHDRSNFVALRPEAQPAHVFLIHRLT, via the coding sequence ATGAAGCCTTCTCATGGTCGTAATCGCGTTGTCATCGAAGAGATCACACCCCAGGTAGATGGCGGCCGCTACCCCGCCTGCCGCATCGTCGGCGACCAGGTCGTCGTCACCGCAGCCATCTTCGCCGATGGCCACGATCACGTGGCTGCGCGGCTCGAGTATCGCCGCAGCTCCGAGAAGAAGTGGCGCACGGTGCCTATGACCGCACTAGGCAACGATCTGTGGACGGCATCGTTCCCCGTGGACCAGCCGGGGATGTGGACGTTTACCGTGCAGGGCTGGATCGATCACTTCGACACCTGGGCCAGCGACCTGAAGAAGCGTCTGGCCGCGCAGCCCGATCCGCAGCACCCCGATCCCAACGCCGTGCCGCAGGATATCCCGCTGGCGCTACGCTCGGGCGCGATCCTGGTGAAGGAAGCAGCCGGACGCGCACGCAGTGCCGATGCCAAACAGCTTCAGAAACTGGCGGACACACTCACCGCGCTGGCCGACAAGAACGCCGCGTTCTATGAATATCCGTTGAGCGACAGCCAGCACGCCCTGATGGCGCGTTATCCGGACCTGAGCAACGCCACTCGCTACGAGCCGGAGTTGACGCTCTGGGTCAACCGCGAGCGCGCCCGCTTCTCCGCGTGGTACGAGCTGTTTCCGCGCTCCATGTCTCCGGTTCCGGGCCAGCATGGCACGTTTGCCGACGTGGAGAAACAACTCCCCGAGATCGCCGCGATGGGCTTCGACATCCTGTACATGCCACCGATTCATCCCATCGGCAACGCCTTCCGCAAGGGTCCGAACAACTCCACCACCGCCCAACCCGGAGACCTCGGCAGCCCGTGGGCTATCGGAGACAAGTCCGTCGCCACCAAGCAGAAGGACGATAACGGCGGCCACAAATCCATCCATCCGGCGCTCGGCACCCTCGCCGACTTCGACCATCTGGTGGCCGCAGCTACGTCTCACCATCTTGAATTGGCGCTCGACATCGCCTTCCAGTGCTCGCCCGACCACCCCTGGGTCACCGAGCATCCGAGCTGGTTCATCACGCGGCCCGACGGCAGCATCCAGTACGCCGAGAATCCGCCGAAGAAGTACCAGGACATCTACCCGCTGAACTTCGAGTCACCCGACTGGCGCGGCCTGTGGGACGAGCTGTACTCGGTCTTCGAGTTCTGGATCAAGCGCGGCGTACACGTCTTCCGAGTCGATAACCCGCACACCAAGGCGCTGCCCTTCTGGGAGTGGTGCCTCGGCGCGCTGCGCGAGAAGTACCCCGACACCATCTTCCTGGCCGAAGCCTTCACGCGCCCGCATGTCATGTACTCACTGGCCAAGGGCGGCTTCACCCAGTCCTACACCTACTTCACCTGGCGCACGAGCAGGCCGGAACTGGAGAGCTACCTCGAAGAGATCACGCGCCCTCCGGTGAGCAACTTCTTCCAGCCGAACTTCTGGCCCAACACGCCGGACATCCTGCACAAGTCGCTACAGGACGGAGGCCGCCCCGCCTTCATGCAGCGCCTCATCCTAGCTGCGACCCTGACGGCCAACTTCGGCATCTATGGCCCGGCCTACGAACTGGGCGAGAACATCCCGGCCAAGCCCGCACCCGGCAGAACCGAGTCCGAAGAGTATATGGACAGCGAGAAGTACCAGATCCGCCAGCGCGACCGCAACGTCCCCGGCTCGCTGGTGCCGCTCATCACCACGCTCAACCGCATCCGCCGCGCCAACCCGGCGCTGCAATCGAACGGCTCCCTGCACTTCCATCCGGCCGATAACCCCAACCTGCTCTGCTACTCGAAGACGACGCCGGGGTTCGAGAACACGATCCTCGTCGCGGTCAACCTCGACCCCTTCAACGAGCAGGCCGGCTGGATCGACCTCGACCTGCGGCAGCTCGGAATCCCCTACAACCAGAACTTCATCGTCGAAGACCTGCTGACCGGCACCAGCTACACCTGGCACGACCGCAGCAACTTCGTAGCCCTGCGCCCCGAAGCCCAACCCGCCCACGTCTTCCTCATCCACCGGCTCACCTGA
- the treS gene encoding maltose alpha-D-glucosyltransferase has protein sequence MKKPASATDPLWYKDAIIYELHVRAFADSNNDGIGDFPGLLSRLDYLQDLGVTCIWLLPFFPSPLRDDGYDIANYVDVNPSYGTLADFKTFLDAAHQRNMQVMIELVINHTSDQHPWFKAARLAPPGSPEREMYVWSDTDRLYDGVRIIFTDTEKSNWTWDEVAKQYYWHRFFSHQPDLNFDHPRVMEEVLNAMRFWMDLGVDGLRLDAIPYLIERDGTSCENVPETHAKIKEIRAVIDAEYQNRLVLAEANMWPADVRPYFGDGDECHMAFHFPLMPRLYMALRQEDRLPITDIMAQTPAIPDTCQWGLFLRNHDELTLEMVTDDERDYMYLAYSADPRMRINVGIRRRLAPLVDNNRRRIELLNSVLLSFPGTPILYYGDEIGMGDNIYLGDRNGVRTPMQWNSDRNAGFSKCDPARLYFPVVMDPIYGYQVVNVEAQLSDQSSLLQWTRNMIALRKLFQVFGRGTLTFLNPANRKILAYLRDLDRGDGSHETVLCVANLSRFAQPVSLDLSNYKGFEPVEMLGYVSFPIIEDAPYSLSLAPYSFLWLELQPASVRPPEAAISPVLATMEAEAAVGENQEAALDLLTKGWSGLLAGHGLALLQTTLPTWLPKQRWFGAKSRTIHSARVLEWAELPEMVAANTAILPTNSIPAASTIPPALFYIEIGYADSATDTYQIPLAFSTGPDAAALIAEHPLTVLATLTTPTGQAVLHDATTREDLRQSLLTLIERNARLTLGTPQTAALEVAATLTAAASGHTANQALATGEAADLLHHPERSGSVSLRPHELFPAAETSHPSLEVPSATAEETISVPLSTTSTGVPVTPAPITAQPGEAAAPPHSPEQNSEPLPHEAPVPTGTIEARFSTAFASARGEHPLPSRTGSAEQSNTSILYGKQLILKLFRRLQPGENPDVEISRFLTETAHFPRIAPFLGEITLTPQATEKTTVAMLQGLVENEGDGWQWFLDRLGEYFTAISGLPAPPNMPPASFLSDSTPIREVLEHAGPSLEAAALLGRRTAEMHLALATPTDDPAFAAEPITQEYLDADSLRIDSQITSAFDLLRTKLAALQEHIADDDALLLSRRIDLLSRAHAIAAAALSGQRIRIHGDYHLGQILRAQDDFVLLDFEGEPARSLAERRQKQSPLKDVAGMLRSFSYAAHSGLDQYIRDNDLSPTNQKEITIWTKLWQNSIAAEFLRGYRAAIAADPALLPPPQQAQTMLNAYLLEKALYELLYELNNRPTWLHIPLSGILAL, from the coding sequence GTGAAGAAGCCCGCAAGCGCCACCGATCCACTTTGGTACAAAGACGCGATCATCTACGAGCTGCACGTCCGGGCCTTCGCCGACTCCAACAACGACGGCATCGGTGACTTCCCCGGCCTGCTCTCGCGGCTCGACTACCTGCAAGACCTCGGCGTCACCTGCATCTGGCTCCTCCCCTTCTTCCCCTCGCCCCTGCGTGACGACGGCTACGACATCGCCAACTACGTCGACGTCAACCCGTCCTACGGCACCCTGGCCGACTTCAAGACCTTCCTCGACGCCGCCCACCAGCGCAACATGCAGGTGATGATCGAGCTGGTCATCAACCACACTTCGGACCAGCACCCCTGGTTCAAGGCCGCCCGTCTCGCCCCACCCGGATCGCCCGAGCGCGAGATGTACGTCTGGAGCGACACCGACCGCCTCTACGACGGCGTCCGCATCATCTTCACCGACACCGAAAAGTCCAACTGGACCTGGGATGAGGTGGCCAAGCAGTATTACTGGCACCGCTTCTTCTCCCACCAGCCCGACCTCAACTTCGACCACCCCCGCGTCATGGAAGAGGTGCTCAACGCCATGCGCTTCTGGATGGACCTCGGCGTTGACGGCCTCCGCCTCGACGCCATCCCCTACCTGATCGAGCGCGACGGCACCAGCTGCGAGAACGTTCCCGAGACCCACGCCAAGATCAAAGAGATCCGCGCCGTCATCGACGCCGAGTACCAGAACCGCCTCGTTCTGGCCGAAGCCAACATGTGGCCCGCCGACGTGCGCCCCTACTTCGGCGACGGCGACGAGTGCCACATGGCCTTCCACTTCCCCCTCATGCCGCGCCTCTACATGGCGCTCCGGCAAGAGGACCGCCTCCCCATCACCGACATCATGGCCCAGACCCCGGCCATCCCCGACACCTGCCAGTGGGGCCTCTTCCTCCGCAACCACGACGAGCTGACCCTCGAGATGGTCACCGACGACGAGCGCGACTACATGTACCTCGCCTACTCGGCCGACCCGCGCATGCGCATCAACGTAGGCATCCGCCGCCGCCTCGCCCCTCTGGTCGACAACAACCGCCGCCGCATCGAGCTGCTCAACTCCGTCCTCCTCAGCTTCCCCGGCACGCCCATCCTCTACTACGGCGACGAGATCGGCATGGGCGACAACATCTACCTCGGCGACCGCAACGGCGTCCGCACGCCCATGCAGTGGAACTCCGACCGCAACGCCGGTTTCTCCAAGTGCGACCCCGCCCGCCTCTACTTCCCCGTCGTCATGGACCCCATCTACGGCTACCAGGTCGTCAACGTCGAGGCCCAGCTCTCCGACCAGTCCAGCCTCCTGCAGTGGACCCGCAACATGATCGCCCTGCGCAAGCTCTTCCAGGTCTTCGGGCGCGGTACCCTCACCTTCCTGAACCCGGCCAACCGGAAGATCCTCGCCTACCTGCGCGACCTCGACCGCGGCGACGGCTCCCACGAGACCGTCCTCTGCGTCGCCAACCTGAGCCGCTTCGCCCAGCCGGTCTCGCTCGACCTGAGCAACTACAAGGGCTTCGAGCCGGTGGAGATGCTCGGCTACGTCTCCTTCCCGATCATCGAGGACGCCCCTTACTCCCTTTCGCTGGCCCCCTACTCCTTCCTCTGGCTGGAGCTGCAACCCGCCAGCGTCCGGCCACCCGAGGCCGCAATCTCCCCCGTCCTCGCAACCATGGAGGCCGAAGCCGCCGTCGGCGAAAATCAGGAGGCAGCACTCGACCTGCTAACCAAGGGCTGGTCCGGCCTCCTGGCCGGTCACGGACTGGCTCTCCTCCAGACCACCCTCCCCACCTGGCTGCCGAAACAACGCTGGTTCGGAGCCAAGAGCCGGACGATCCACTCCGCGCGCGTGCTCGAGTGGGCCGAGCTACCCGAGATGGTCGCGGCCAACACCGCCATCCTCCCCACCAACTCGATCCCCGCCGCCAGCACCATCCCCCCGGCTCTCTTCTATATAGAGATCGGCTACGCGGACTCGGCCACCGACACCTACCAAATCCCACTGGCCTTCTCCACCGGACCAGACGCCGCTGCCCTCATCGCCGAGCACCCACTGACGGTTCTGGCGACGCTCACCACCCCCACCGGCCAAGCCGTACTCCACGACGCAACGACGCGAGAGGACCTGCGCCAAAGTCTGCTGACCTTGATCGAGCGCAACGCCCGGCTGACTCTCGGAACACCCCAAACTGCGGCTTTAGAAGTAGCGGCGACACTCACCGCAGCCGCCAGCGGCCACACCGCAAATCAGGCTCTGGCAACCGGAGAAGCAGCCGACCTGCTGCATCACCCCGAGCGCTCCGGGAGCGTCTCCCTGCGCCCGCACGAGCTATTCCCTGCCGCCGAAACCTCTCATCCATCACTTGAGGTTCCCTCCGCAACCGCCGAAGAAACAATCTCTGTTCCGCTGTCCACCACCTCGACCGGCGTACCAGTTACCCCGGCTCCAATCACAGCCCAGCCGGGAGAAGCAGCAGCCCCGCCACACTCTCCCGAACAGAACTCCGAGCCTCTTCCCCACGAGGCGCCAGTCCCCACCGGCACAATTGAGGCCCGTTTTTCCACAGCCTTTGCCTCAGCTCGGGGAGAACATCCTCTGCCATCTCGCACCGGCTCGGCAGAACAATCCAACACGTCCATTCTGTACGGCAAGCAACTGATTTTGAAGCTCTTCCGCCGCTTGCAGCCCGGAGAGAATCCCGACGTGGAGATAAGCCGCTTCCTCACCGAGACCGCCCACTTCCCGCGCATCGCCCCCTTCCTGGGCGAGATCACCCTTACCCCGCAAGCCACTGAAAAGACAACAGTTGCAATGCTCCAGGGACTGGTCGAAAACGAAGGAGACGGCTGGCAGTGGTTTCTCGACCGGCTCGGCGAGTACTTTACCGCAATCTCCGGCCTGCCCGCACCGCCCAACATGCCCCCAGCCAGCTTCCTGAGCGATAGCACGCCGATCCGCGAGGTTCTCGAACATGCAGGCCCGTCACTCGAAGCCGCCGCCCTGCTCGGCCGCCGCACCGCCGAGATGCACCTGGCGCTGGCCACTCCCACCGACGACCCCGCCTTCGCAGCCGAACCCATCACTCAGGAGTATCTGGACGCCGACTCCCTCCGCATCGACAGCCAGATCACCTCGGCCTTCGACCTTCTGAGAACGAAGCTCGCCGCCCTACAGGAGCACATCGCCGACGACGACGCCCTGCTGCTCTCCCGCCGCATCGACCTGCTCTCCCGCGCCCACGCCATCGCCGCAGCAGCACTCTCCGGCCAGCGCATCCGCATCCACGGCGACTACCACCTGGGCCAGATTCTGCGGGCGCAGGACGACTTCGTCCTGCTCGACTTCGAGGGCGAACCCGCCCGTTCGCTGGCCGAGCGCCGCCAGAAGCAGTCTCCTTTGAAGGACGTCGCCGGAATGCTCCGGTCATTCTCCTACGCGGCCCACTCCGGACTCGATCAATACATCAGGGATAACGATCTATCTCCCACAAACCAAAAGGAGATAACGATATGGACCAAGCTCTGGCAGAACTCCATTGCCGCCGAGTTCCTGAGAGGATACCGAGCGGCCATCGCCGCCGACCCGGCACTGCTGCCGCCGCCCCAACAGGCGCAAACCATGCTGAACGCCTACCTGCTCGAAAAGGCGCTCTACGAGCTGCTCTACGAGCTGAATAACCGGCCCACGTGGCTGCACATCCCGCTCTCCGGCATCCTGGCTCTTTAG